The genomic window CGTagactgtttaaaaaaaaagaccgAAAAAAGGATTAACCATTCGTTTTTTAATGTTAAACCTAGTCAGCTTTTGTTCCCCTTTTCAACATTATGGGTCACATCATTTTACTTTATGGTTATTACTTTCAATGCTGCATTAACAAATAAAATTATGCCTTAAAATCACTGAAGGGTATGAAGCCCTCACCTTCCACCTGGTCGTTCCCATTGATGGGTGCATATAACTTTCTTGATCGAAAACGATTCCAGGTTTGAGATTAATTTGTCCACAACGAAAAGCTCCAAACGTCAATCTTTATTGATTCTCCGTGACAAAGTTTCTCCACAGACCCATTTCACTTCCTTCTCTCCGCTCTCAGTACTTCCACTTGGTTAATGATACAAAGTTCAATTCTAATCTCTATGACTAAACTCCAACACATGTGACCTCATTGGTCAATTCTCAGACGGAAGTAAAAGTATGCTAGTGCATGGTCTAGTTGAGATGCTGCTCAAGTCAGCTTTACTGACTTAAATTCTGAACTTTAGACAATGGTACATGTTTATATTAAAGAGAATAACTTTTATTTGTGACTTAAAACAACTTCACAAcaaaatcttaaaaaaaaaaagcaaaatcAATTCTACATTGAGTCAGGCAACTCTGGAGGCATGTCTACAGTCAACTCATTGATAGTTTGAAGGAAGGCATCCAATTCTGAAGAACAGTCTGGGGAAAAGAAAACAAAGTGTTACTGTTAAATTTGCACACAAAAAagtatacacccccccccccccatttctgcATAACCACTAGTGGCGTTCCCATTTCCAACATATTATAATACTGTGTAAGTGTTACTTCTAGCCGGCCATGTCACACACGTAGTACCTGGGCGGTGTGTGTTCTTTACAGGAGACAAAAACTGAGTCTCTAAAACTTCCAAGTCCTCCTTGGGTGGATATGGTGTTTGTGGAAAGGCCAATCCTGGCAGAGCAAGGTGACCCAGACGAACCACATCCTCAGGGACAACATATTTCTCAAACTCTAGAAccacaaaaaaaataaacatatatacacacacccacgttgTTTTTAGACAGAAGAGGAAATTGATAACGCAGCATCCAGAAATAAGGATTACCTAGTGGGTCATAGGGTATAAACCTCTCAATATCTGGGTAGTCATCCACCTTGGTCAGGAGAGCAGTTTTAATTTTTGGTTCCTTCTGAAAGATTTAGAGAATCATTAGTGTCAGTCCAAAATGATACCACTATACTTTAAGGTTCTGTAGTTGTTACATCTTTTTCTTAACTGCCACCACATGTCATGCTAATCCTCTCCCTAATGCTCATAGGTAGGGTAAAACGTTTTTCTGGGGCTGAGTTTGAGATGCCGACAGCCTCTTACCCAAGTCTCCAGCAATTTGGTTCTCTCATGTCTGACAGCTGGAGTAAGGGCGATCTTGTTGATGGCTCCCAAAGCCTTGCGACCAGATAGAATTGGAGTATGTAATTTTTTCCCAGTAAAAGGAGTCTTCAAGACGTCTGTAATACATTTGTGTAGAGAACACGTTGGTCAGGTCAAACAAATTCTAGTTTACCCAGCGAGAAGTTGCGTAGCAGGTTAAAGGTTTGCTAGTAAGTATTTAAATTAGTTACCTGGGGGAGCAGACGCTAGCCGTTGTCTGATCTTAAAGTTTGGTGCATGAAGCCTTGCATTTTCTCTCTCGGCAAAGTTTATGGAGGCCATATGAGCTACTGTAGTCTCTAAGAAAATGTTAATGTTAGGTACAGATTGCCAGAATGTAAAGGTTGAGACTGGTTTAGCTCTGTCTGGCTTAGTAAATCGTTTAAACTACAAGACAGCAAGCTTGTAACTCAATCTACTACTGTTGGTCGCACTGCCAGAACACCAAAAgaagctagctactgtactgtactagttGCTATCTAAAGCTAGGAgcacctctctttttcttcctatacttacagctagctagctcaatCGTACGGCCTCTGTTCTGTCTGGGCAGTGAAGAGTTTATCAGTAGACAAATTGAAAAACGTGCTTTTACATGTAGTGTAGGCTAACAAGCTCGCTAATCGCCTTACCGTTGCTGGAACAACTCCGTTGTTTTGGTTTGGATATTTAGTACGCAGGTGGGCCAGCGGCTCCTTTTTAAATTGCATCCTACCAGGCTATTGGTTCCGTGCGCTGTAGGGGGTGTGTCCACTACACGCTGTAGTTTACTTGAACTACGTAGTCTATTACAGTTTAACATTCAATCAAACAAGTTAGGTTAAGTAAATATAAATAAGGCTAAAGTAGTTTGTCATATCTAGGCTATATTGTATTGAATCGAGTAGGTAAGATACTTTTCACAGTTTTACTCTGTTTGCCTAATCATTTTGTAGTATAGACCAATCAAAatcaaaacattttcctcaGACATAATTTatacaaatgaaaacaaaaatgtgcTAAATAAACAATGTGTCCTATACGTATAGTATAGGCTACATACTGTTGAGTGTTAagcgaaaaaaaaaacatttggagAATCACTACGGTTTACTGCTCCGTATAAACCATTAAGAGAAATACAGGGGGAGAATACCTTAATCCTAACCCTAGTTTTGACCTTGTCGATTTAACTCTTTGCCATTTTAATTAATTgtattgtaaatatatataagtACTATTTAAAATATTGGACAGTTCTGATAAAACATGTTGCATAAACATGTTGCAGTCATGTTTGATTTCCAGAATATGATCTACGAAGTGGTACATTCTTTCGTGTGTGAGGCCATCTCCGTCGAATGTTATGTGCGGCTTCCTGGGCTGGCATAGGGTCTACTGAAAGTACCATGGCGGC from Osmerus mordax isolate fOsmMor3 chromosome 12, fOsmMor3.pri, whole genome shotgun sequence includes these protein-coding regions:
- the pttg1 gene encoding securin, which gives rise to MASINFAERENARLHAPNFKIRQRLASAPPDVLKTPFTGKKLHTPILSGRKALGAINKIALTPAVRHERTKLLETWKEPKIKTALLTKVDDYPDIERFIPYDPLEFEKYVVPEDVVRLGHLALPGLAFPQTPYPPKEDLEVLETQFLSPVKNTHRPDCSSELDAFLQTINELTVDMPPELPDSM